The following proteins come from a genomic window of Halorussus halophilus:
- a CDS encoding HalOD1 output domain-containing protein: protein MNKKRKTGGTSAERSDVFEYDISDSETVVEAVLNAVSTFTDIPSSPPEASVSADGGRETLPPLHEVIEPDALTDLSASSRATANVRVTFHYVGCEVTVTDTNTVRVSE from the coding sequence ATGAACAAAAAGCGGAAGACCGGAGGGACATCTGCGGAGCGTTCGGACGTATTCGAGTACGACATCAGCGACTCCGAGACAGTAGTCGAAGCGGTACTCAACGCAGTGAGCACATTCACAGACATTCCGTCCTCACCACCGGAAGCCTCGGTGTCGGCCGACGGCGGGCGCGAGACACTGCCACCGCTACACGAGGTCATCGAACCGGACGCACTCACCGACTTATCGGCAAGTTCACGGGCGACCGCCAACGTTCGGGTCACGTTCCACTACGTCGGGTGTGAAGTGACGGTCACAGACACCAACACGGTGCGAGTGAGCGAGTAA
- a CDS encoding helix-turn-helix domain-containing protein, producing the protein MATIAEFTIPADDFPLGRIFDGIPEATVELERVVPTNKYILPYFWVRNHDPDYIGSVLTDEPDFETVTLVDSLDEEGLFRAQWNHDVDGILTAVIDNNLTILSALGTKDHWTFEFRAEDTDQIARFQQFCNDHDIDARLTRLKSLAEMQTGDQYGLTPNQREALLLAFTEGYYDDPRETDLQTLADELGISRPAFANRLRRGTRNIFKSTIAHHSSREGQ; encoded by the coding sequence ATGGCGACCATCGCGGAGTTCACGATTCCGGCAGACGACTTCCCGTTGGGTCGGATTTTCGACGGCATCCCGGAAGCGACAGTCGAACTCGAACGAGTCGTTCCGACTAACAAGTACATTCTTCCGTATTTCTGGGTTCGCAACCACGACCCGGACTACATCGGGAGCGTTCTCACAGACGAACCCGACTTCGAAACCGTGACCCTCGTCGATAGCCTCGACGAGGAAGGACTCTTTCGCGCCCAGTGGAACCACGACGTCGATGGCATCTTGACGGCAGTCATCGACAACAACCTGACTATCCTCTCTGCGCTCGGAACGAAAGACCACTGGACGTTCGAGTTTCGCGCCGAAGACACCGACCAGATCGCCCGGTTTCAACAGTTCTGCAACGACCACGACATCGACGCGCGACTCACTCGGTTGAAGTCGTTAGCAGAGATGCAGACGGGCGACCAGTACGGACTGACCCCGAACCAGCGAGAGGCGTTGCTGCTGGCGTTCACCGAAGGCTACTACGACGACCCGCGAGAGACCGACCTCCAAACGCTCGCCGACGAACTCGGGATTTCGCGCCCTGCGTTCGCTAATCGCCTCAGACGGGGCACACGCAACATCTTCAAGAGTACTATCGCTCACCATTCGTCCAGGGAGGGCCAGTAA
- a CDS encoding HalOD1 output domain-containing protein yields the protein MKSELASKQVVDAVAAEEGVSPHELAKPLYEVVNTDALNDFFAGPTDGGSAPIQITFEYHGYEVSVESDDQTALTVQVEPAAKAEPKQKTGADD from the coding sequence ATGAAATCAGAGCTGGCATCTAAACAGGTGGTCGATGCCGTGGCAGCGGAGGAAGGGGTGTCGCCACACGAGTTGGCGAAGCCACTCTACGAAGTCGTCAACACCGATGCGCTGAACGACTTCTTTGCGGGCCCCACCGACGGCGGGAGCGCGCCGATTCAGATTACGTTCGAGTACCACGGCTACGAAGTCAGTGTCGAGAGCGACGACCAGACAGCACTCACAGTGCAGGTCGAACCGGCCGCGAAAGCGGAACCCAAGCAGAAGACAGGCGCAGACGATTAG
- a CDS encoding Lrp/AsnC family transcriptional regulator: MSSATLDEIDHGILYALQRDARNTTIADIAEEVEVSASTVRNRIEELEESGIVEGYYPKINYERANFPLHVLFVCNAPADERENLAAAALDSHGVVDVREMLTSMRNIYIEVVATDTQDLTEITNDLASMGFEIESSEINTNHYTRPWAEFAFKDGEDA; encoded by the coding sequence ATGAGTTCCGCCACGCTCGACGAAATCGACCACGGAATCTTGTACGCGCTGCAACGAGACGCTCGCAACACCACAATCGCCGACATCGCCGAGGAGGTCGAGGTGTCGGCCAGTACGGTCAGAAACCGAATCGAAGAGTTGGAGGAAAGCGGCATCGTCGAGGGCTACTACCCCAAAATCAACTACGAACGCGCCAACTTCCCGCTTCACGTCCTGTTCGTCTGCAACGCGCCAGCAGACGAGCGCGAGAACCTTGCCGCAGCCGCCCTCGACTCGCACGGCGTCGTAGACGTGCGTGAGATGCTCACCAGCATGCGGAACATCTACATCGAAGTCGTGGCGACCGACACGCAAGACTTGACCGAAATCACGAACGACCTCGCCTCGATGGGTTTCGAAATCGAGTCTTCAGAAATCAACACGAATCATTACACTCGCCCGTGGGCCGAATTCGCGTTCAAAGATGGCGAAGACGCGTAA
- a CDS encoding DUF7344 domain-containing protein: protein MSNQTQSEGGRTRYGGETTFDPLLKALCKSPRRQLLTALADVDSDDEKLTPSDFCTPTAPDGQVPISLHHTHLPHLEDAGFIEWNRETNYIRRGPRYDEIAPLVELLRTHEGELPADWP from the coding sequence ATGAGCAATCAGACACAATCGGAAGGTGGTCGCACTCGGTATGGGGGAGAGACGACGTTCGACCCACTGTTGAAGGCGCTCTGCAAATCGCCCCGACGCCAACTCCTGACTGCACTCGCCGACGTTGATTCCGACGACGAGAAACTCACGCCATCCGACTTCTGCACTCCGACAGCACCCGACGGCCAAGTCCCGATATCGCTACACCACACTCACCTCCCGCACCTCGAAGATGCGGGCTTCATCGAGTGGAACCGCGAGACGAACTACATTCGGCGCGGCCCGCGATACGACGAGATTGCGCCGCTCGTGGAGTTGTTACGGACGCACGAAGGCGAACTACCGGCGGACTGGCCGTAA
- a CDS encoding tRNA (guanine(26)-N(2))-dimethyltransferase: MHVSEGAVEVEVPEQADDGIGDGVFFNPVQELNRDVTVAVLRAYRDREERAEYYLDAMAASGIRGTRAAAEGWNVTMADIDSDAIDLCERNLARNDLEGEVVQRDANALMHEEVFDVVDIDPFGTPIPFADAAFANTRDLVCVTATDTAPLCGAHFHSGVRKYSAVPQNTDYHAEMGLRILLSALARTAARYDAGVTPILSHATNHYVRTYLELDHSATDANNAIDQLGHVYHCEDCLYRESDSGLIADPFDSCPECESERMLTAGPLWLGPAHDAEFVADVRGEVDDEMGTADRAERLLDTLEAELHEPTHYDQHRLCKEWTRSASKMDDFLDRLRDAGFDASRAHFSGTAFKTPATVSEIRDATSDE, translated from the coding sequence ATGCACGTCAGCGAAGGCGCTGTCGAGGTCGAGGTCCCCGAGCAGGCCGACGACGGCATCGGCGACGGGGTGTTCTTCAACCCGGTACAGGAGTTGAACCGCGACGTGACCGTCGCAGTCCTGCGCGCGTACCGCGACCGCGAGGAGCGAGCCGAGTACTACCTCGACGCGATGGCCGCCAGCGGAATTAGAGGTACCCGCGCCGCCGCCGAAGGGTGGAACGTCACCATGGCCGACATCGACTCCGACGCAATCGACCTCTGCGAGCGCAATCTGGCGCGCAACGACCTCGAAGGCGAGGTCGTCCAGCGCGACGCCAACGCGCTCATGCACGAGGAGGTGTTCGACGTGGTGGACATCGACCCGTTCGGGACGCCGATTCCCTTCGCTGACGCCGCCTTCGCCAACACCAGAGATTTAGTCTGTGTCACTGCGACCGACACCGCACCGCTCTGTGGCGCGCACTTCCACAGCGGCGTCCGCAAGTACAGTGCCGTCCCACAGAACACCGACTACCACGCCGAGATGGGGCTACGAATCCTCCTCTCGGCGCTCGCTCGCACAGCGGCGCGCTACGACGCTGGCGTCACGCCGATTCTGAGTCACGCGACGAACCACTACGTCCGGACCTACCTCGAACTCGACCACAGCGCGACCGACGCGAACAACGCCATCGACCAACTCGGTCACGTCTACCACTGCGAGGACTGCCTCTACCGAGAGTCTGATTCGGGGCTCATCGCCGACCCGTTCGACTCGTGCCCCGAGTGCGAGAGCGAGCGCATGCTCACCGCCGGACCACTGTGGCTCGGCCCCGCCCACGACGCCGAGTTCGTCGCCGACGTGCGCGGAGAAGTAGACGACGAGATGGGCACCGCCGACCGTGCCGAGCGCCTGCTGGACACGCTCGAAGCCGAACTCCACGAACCGACCCACTACGACCAGCACCGTCTCTGCAAAGAGTGGACTCGCTCGGCCTCGAAGATGGACGACTTCCTCGACCGACTCCGAGACGCCGGATTCGACGCCTCACGTGCACACTTCAGCGGCACGGCGTTCAAGACGCCCGCGACGGTCTCGGAGATTCGAGACGCGACGAGCGACGAGTAG
- a CDS encoding YihY/virulence factor BrkB family protein, with protein sequence MSSRFGSAVGVARSVVTEIREQEITFLAASIAYYAFVSLIPLLLLAFAVASFVGGDAFATDVVEAASGILTATALEGFEDFITTSQGRGTATVVSLLTLTWSSLKVFRGLDSAFSEIYATPGGTGFVDQIQDGLTVLVALGVGIGAFVLTSAAVTAFPNVPLIDLLTTLVLVAALVPIFLPLYVVFPDAGVTVREALPGAVTAAVGWTVLQVLFGFYAQVAGSNAYGFLAGALLLVTWFYFGSTIVLLGGVVNTVLTNTGSYAERTTEPDETRAERRRELLSQLMTDEDDSAPDIVELRDELRELQADVESFEEDIEERTVEKPELESELKGYVRKRMRRGHARGWGPYLVLLYGTVMTVAAFFWLQNWTAVFAMAVIWLSTLGLYTLMLLFGFGISAVSVPGRIADRISNLRS encoded by the coding sequence GTGTCCAGTCGATTCGGTTCCGCCGTCGGTGTCGCCCGCTCGGTCGTCACGGAAATCCGCGAACAGGAGATAACGTTCCTCGCGGCGAGCATCGCCTACTACGCGTTCGTCTCTCTCATTCCCCTCCTCCTGCTGGCGTTCGCGGTTGCTTCGTTCGTCGGCGGCGATGCGTTCGCGACCGACGTTGTCGAGGCGGCCTCCGGCATCCTGACGGCGACGGCACTAGAAGGATTCGAGGACTTCATCACTACGTCGCAGGGTCGCGGTACGGCGACCGTCGTCAGCCTCCTCACGCTCACGTGGAGTTCGCTGAAGGTGTTCCGCGGGCTGGATTCGGCGTTCTCCGAGATATACGCGACGCCCGGTGGCACGGGCTTCGTAGACCAAATTCAAGACGGACTGACCGTCTTGGTCGCTCTCGGTGTCGGAATCGGCGCGTTCGTGCTGACCAGCGCCGCCGTCACGGCGTTCCCGAACGTTCCACTCATTGACCTGCTGACCACGCTCGTGCTGGTCGCCGCGCTCGTCCCCATTTTCCTCCCGCTGTACGTCGTCTTCCCGGACGCTGGCGTGACTGTCCGAGAAGCGTTGCCCGGCGCGGTGACTGCCGCCGTCGGGTGGACGGTGTTACAGGTGCTGTTCGGGTTCTACGCCCAAGTCGCCGGGTCGAACGCCTACGGCTTTCTGGCTGGCGCGCTGTTGCTGGTGACGTGGTTCTACTTCGGTAGCACTATCGTGCTGTTGGGCGGGGTCGTAAACACAGTCCTCACGAACACCGGCAGTTACGCCGAGCGCACGACGGAACCCGACGAGACGCGCGCCGAACGCAGACGAGAACTACTCTCCCAACTCATGACTGACGAAGACGACTCTGCTCCCGACATCGTCGAATTGCGCGACGAACTTCGGGAGTTGCAAGCAGACGTAGAATCGTTCGAAGAAGACATCGAGGAACGAACGGTCGAGAAACCCGAACTGGAGTCCGAACTGAAAGGCTACGTCCGCAAGCGGATGCGCCGTGGCCACGCCCGCGGTTGGGGGCCGTATCTCGTCCTGCTGTACGGCACCGTCATGACCGTGGCGGCGTTCTTCTGGTTGCAGAACTGGACGGCCGTCTTCGCGATGGCGGTCATCTGGCTCTCGACGCTCGGCCTCTACACGCTGATGTTGCTGTTCGGCTTCGGCATCAGCGCCGTGAGCGTGCCCGGTCGTATCGCCGACCGCATCAGCAACCTGCGCTCGTAA
- a CDS encoding phosphatase PAP2 family protein, with protein sequence MGGRGLGIVDALEALVPQVVRELFTVVTQLGDAWFLFVAVALLYWFVDRRRGAFALAALLGALSLTLALKGLFALPRPPVSLQVGHATGHGFPSGHAIGSTVVWVLLAWILDHHTRSRRAIVAAAVVTLVASSRVIIGVHYVVDVLVGVAVGLAYLGLLVKATDWNPTRAFGVAFAVVLAAIATNGLTTDTVASLAGVLGASAVWVGYGDVPRTSVGTAQAAVGLAVLGAVGVVGNRFGLPLPAVFVLNAVIPAGILALPLVVGRVEKEPASETA encoded by the coding sequence ATGGGTGGCAGAGGACTCGGCATCGTGGACGCCCTCGAAGCACTCGTACCGCAAGTCGTTCGAGAACTGTTCACCGTCGTGACGCAACTCGGCGACGCGTGGTTCCTGTTCGTCGCCGTCGCACTGCTCTACTGGTTCGTGGACCGACGCCGCGGCGCGTTCGCGCTCGCGGCCCTCCTCGGTGCGCTGTCGCTGACGCTCGCGCTGAAAGGGCTGTTCGCCCTCCCGCGACCGCCCGTCTCACTACAAGTGGGTCACGCGACAGGCCACGGCTTTCCGAGTGGCCACGCTATCGGCTCGACCGTCGTCTGGGTCCTGCTGGCGTGGATTCTCGACCACCACACTCGCTCACGGCGCGCAATCGTCGCGGCCGCCGTCGTCACGCTGGTCGCCTCTTCACGGGTCATCATCGGCGTCCACTACGTCGTAGACGTTCTGGTCGGCGTCGCAGTCGGTCTCGCGTATCTGGGGCTACTGGTGAAAGCGACCGATTGGAATCCCACCCGAGCCTTCGGCGTCGCTTTTGCCGTCGTCCTCGCAGCAATCGCTACGAACGGACTTACCACGGACACGGTCGCCTCGCTGGCGGGCGTCTTAGGCGCGAGTGCAGTCTGGGTCGGCTACGGTGACGTTCCGCGAACGTCGGTCGGCACTGCGCAAGCGGCCGTCGGCCTGGCCGTTCTCGGTGCAGTCGGGGTCGTCGGAAACAGATTCGGACTGCCGCTTCCGGCGGTGTTCGTCCTCAACGCCGTGATTCCTGCGGGCATCTTGGCACTCCCGCTCGTCGTCGGGCGCGTCGAAAAAGAACCTGCGAGCGAGACTGCGTAG
- the glnA gene encoding type I glutamate--ammonia ligase → MTDGQIEASKDSGLSEAEKDVLDTIEAENVDFVRLQFTDITGTVKNVSVPASQVEKAFEEGIWFDGSSIEGFVRIQESDMRLEPDPETFAILPWRTDEDTASARLICDVVNTDGTPFEGGPRQVLRSVLEEAEEMGYSVSIGPEPEFFLFEKDEDGKATTIPHDSGGYFDLAPKDLASDVRREIIFTLEQMGFEIEASHHEVADGQHEINFKYDDALTAADNIATFRAVVRAVAEQNDMHATFMPKPISAINGSGMHSHISLFDDEGNAFADEDDEFNLSETAYKFMGGILNHAQAFTAVTNPTVNSYKRLVPGYEAPVYVAWSGVNRSSLIRVPDAAGASSRFEIRSPDPSCNPYLALAVVIKAGLEGIENDADPGDPVREDIYEFDDEKLDEYGITTLPESLGAAIDALEESEVVRDALGDHVTEKFAEAKRADVADYKTHVSSWEKEKYLEKF, encoded by the coding sequence ATGACGGATGGACAAATCGAGGCGAGTAAGGATTCGGGGCTGAGTGAAGCTGAAAAGGACGTACTGGACACCATCGAAGCGGAGAACGTCGATTTCGTCCGTCTTCAGTTTACTGATATTACGGGTACTGTGAAAAACGTCAGTGTTCCGGCGTCCCAAGTCGAGAAAGCCTTCGAAGAAGGCATCTGGTTCGACGGTTCCAGTATCGAGGGCTTCGTCCGGATTCAGGAGAGCGACATGCGTCTCGAACCGGACCCCGAGACGTTCGCCATCCTCCCGTGGCGCACCGACGAGGACACCGCGAGCGCGCGTCTCATCTGCGACGTGGTCAACACCGACGGCACGCCGTTCGAAGGCGGCCCGCGCCAAGTACTGCGGAGCGTCCTCGAAGAGGCCGAAGAGATGGGCTACTCAGTCAGTATCGGCCCGGAACCGGAGTTCTTCCTGTTCGAGAAAGACGAAGACGGCAAGGCGACGACGATTCCCCACGACTCCGGCGGTTACTTCGACCTCGCGCCGAAGGACCTCGCGTCTGACGTGCGGCGTGAAATCATCTTCACACTCGAACAGATGGGCTTCGAAATCGAGGCCAGCCACCACGAAGTCGCCGACGGCCAGCACGAAATCAACTTCAAGTACGACGACGCGCTGACCGCGGCGGACAACATCGCCACGTTCCGCGCCGTCGTGCGCGCCGTCGCCGAGCAGAACGACATGCACGCGACGTTCATGCCCAAGCCCATCAGCGCCATCAACGGCTCTGGCATGCACAGCCACATCAGCCTCTTCGACGACGAAGGCAACGCCTTCGCCGACGAGGACGACGAGTTCAACCTCAGCGAGACAGCGTACAAGTTCATGGGCGGCATCCTGAACCACGCCCAAGCGTTCACCGCCGTCACGAACCCGACGGTCAACTCCTACAAGCGTCTCGTTCCCGGCTACGAGGCCCCCGTCTACGTCGCGTGGAGCGGCGTGAACCGTTCGTCGCTCATCCGCGTTCCGGACGCCGCGGGCGCGAGTTCCCGGTTCGAGATTCGCAGTCCCGACCCCTCGTGTAACCCCTACCTCGCGCTGGCGGTCGTCATCAAGGCCGGACTGGAGGGCATCGAGAACGACGCCGACCCCGGCGACCCCGTCCGCGAGGACATCTACGAGTTCGACGACGAGAAACTCGACGAGTACGGTATCACGACCCTCCCGGAAAGTCTCGGTGCCGCCATCGACGCGCTCGAAGAGAGCGAAGTCGTCCGCGACGCACTCGGCGACCACGTGACCGAGAAGTTCGCGGAAGCGAAGCGCGCCGACGTGGCAGACTACAAGACCCACGTCTCCTCGTGGGAGAAAGAGAAGTACCTCGAAAAGTTCTAG
- the lrp gene encoding HTH-type transcriptional regulator Lrp — protein MTYENLDAKLVNALLGDGRASLRSLAEELDVSVTTVSNHLKDLESEGIIDGYTPKVDYDELGYDVTAILQLKVEGDALSDVTDLLGSEDQMISVYEVTGDYDIIAVGKFADTDGMNRQIKTLLNDPNIKESNTSVVLNAASEHEQFDLDIKVE, from the coding sequence ATGACGTACGAAAATCTCGATGCGAAGTTGGTGAACGCACTACTAGGTGACGGTCGCGCGAGTCTCCGCAGTCTCGCCGAAGAACTCGACGTGTCGGTGACGACGGTGTCGAACCACCTGAAGGACCTCGAATCGGAGGGCATCATCGACGGTTACACGCCGAAGGTCGATTACGACGAGTTGGGTTACGACGTCACTGCCATCCTCCAACTGAAGGTCGAGGGCGACGCGCTCTCGGACGTGACCGACCTGCTCGGGTCGGAAGACCAGATGATAAGCGTCTACGAAGTGACCGGCGACTACGACATCATCGCGGTCGGGAAGTTCGCGGACACGGACGGGATGAACCGCCAGATCAAGACGCTGCTCAACGACCCGAACATCAAGGAGAGCAACACCAGCGTCGTCCTGAACGCCGCGAGCGAACACGAACAGTTCGACCTCGACATCAAGGTGGAGTAG
- a CDS encoding helix-turn-helix domain-containing protein — MSLIAEFTLRAPDLALTTALDADTDITVELEGQMATSSDTPVLVMWAFGGDFDTFEVGLDEDPTVRTYNVLEELGGRKLYRVRLASENLQPVYPVYQRLGAGPLAATGTHEGWQRRVRFPDRESVVEMREFCTENDVQFQLRRLYTPGESDLEDEFGLSPEQRHALVVAEQNGYFDVPRQLSLDDLGEQLGVSGQSASERLRRGASQLVRKTLLSDF, encoded by the coding sequence ATGAGCCTCATCGCCGAATTCACACTCCGCGCGCCGGACCTCGCACTGACGACGGCGTTGGACGCGGACACCGACATCACAGTCGAGTTAGAAGGGCAGATGGCGACGAGTTCCGACACCCCGGTACTCGTCATGTGGGCGTTCGGCGGTGACTTCGACACCTTCGAGGTCGGTCTCGACGAGGACCCGACCGTTCGGACGTACAACGTCCTCGAAGAGTTGGGCGGCCGGAAACTCTACCGCGTCCGACTCGCCTCCGAGAACCTCCAACCAGTGTATCCCGTCTACCAGCGTCTCGGGGCTGGACCGCTGGCTGCGACGGGAACGCACGAAGGCTGGCAACGCCGCGTTCGGTTTCCCGACCGCGAATCGGTCGTCGAGATGCGCGAGTTCTGTACGGAAAACGACGTTCAGTTCCAACTCCGCCGACTCTACACCCCCGGCGAGTCGGACCTCGAAGACGAGTTCGGTCTCAGTCCCGAACAGCGCCACGCCCTCGTCGTCGCGGAACAGAACGGCTACTTCGACGTGCCGCGACAGTTGTCGCTGGACGACCTCGGTGAGCAACTCGGCGTCAGCGGCCAGTCGGCTTCGGAGCGACTTCGACGCGGGGCGTCCCAACTCGTGAGGAAGACGCTGCTGAGTGATTTTTAG
- the thsA gene encoding thermosome subunit alpha yields MAQRMGNQPMIVLSEDSQRTSGKDAQSMNITAGTAVAEAVRTTLGPKGMDKMLVDSTGEVVVTNDGVTILKEMDIEHPAANMVVEVSETQETEVGDGTTTAVVVAGELLEKAEDLLEQDIHATTLAQGYRQAAEKAKELLEEKAIDVDADDSETLQKIAATAMTGKGAENAKDQLAGLVVDAVQSVADEDGVDTDNIKVETVVGGSIDQSELVEGVIVDKERVHENMPYFAEDANIALLDSALEIKETEIDAEVNVTDPDQLQQFLDQEEDQLREMVESLEDVGADVVFVDGGIDDMAQHFLAEKGIIAVRRAKSDDMAKLARATGASRVSSVEDIEESDLGFAGSVAQKDVGGDQRIFVEDVEEAKSVTLILRGGTEHVVDEVERAIDDSLGVVRTTLEDGQVVPGGGAPETELALELRDYADSVGGREQLAVEAFADTLEVIPRTLAENAGLDPIDSLVDLRSKHDGGEFASGLDAYTGEVVNMEEDGVVEPLRVKTQAIESATEAAVMLLRIDDVIAAGDLKGGQVDPDDGGDAGGPPGGAGGMGGGMGGMGGMGGMGGAM; encoded by the coding sequence ATGGCACAACGAATGGGTAACCAGCCGATGATCGTACTTTCCGAGGACAGCCAGCGCACCTCCGGAAAGGACGCACAGTCGATGAACATCACCGCCGGGACCGCAGTTGCGGAGGCCGTACGGACGACACTCGGTCCGAAAGGCATGGACAAGATGCTCGTGGACTCCACGGGCGAGGTCGTCGTCACGAACGACGGCGTCACGATTCTGAAGGAGATGGACATCGAGCACCCGGCGGCCAACATGGTCGTCGAAGTCTCGGAAACGCAGGAGACCGAGGTCGGCGACGGCACCACGACCGCCGTCGTCGTCGCCGGTGAACTCCTCGAAAAGGCCGAGGACCTCCTCGAACAGGACATCCACGCGACCACGCTCGCACAGGGGTACCGACAGGCCGCCGAGAAGGCCAAGGAACTCCTCGAAGAGAAGGCCATCGACGTGGACGCAGACGACAGCGAGACCCTCCAGAAGATCGCCGCCACGGCGATGACCGGCAAGGGCGCGGAGAACGCCAAAGACCAACTCGCAGGCCTCGTCGTGGACGCCGTCCAGAGCGTCGCCGACGAAGACGGCGTGGACACGGACAACATCAAGGTCGAGACCGTCGTTGGCGGTTCCATCGACCAGTCCGAACTCGTCGAGGGCGTCATCGTGGACAAGGAGCGCGTCCACGAGAACATGCCGTACTTCGCCGAGGACGCAAACATCGCTCTCCTCGATTCCGCGCTGGAAATCAAGGAGACCGAAATCGATGCGGAAGTCAACGTCACCGACCCCGACCAACTCCAGCAGTTCCTCGACCAGGAAGAGGACCAGCTTCGTGAGATGGTCGAATCCCTCGAAGATGTCGGCGCAGACGTCGTCTTCGTGGACGGCGGCATCGACGACATGGCCCAGCACTTCCTCGCGGAGAAGGGCATCATCGCGGTCCGCCGCGCGAAGTCCGACGACATGGCGAAGCTCGCCCGCGCGACCGGTGCCTCCCGCGTCAGCAGTGTCGAGGACATCGAAGAGTCTGACCTCGGCTTCGCTGGCTCCGTCGCCCAGAAGGACGTCGGCGGCGACCAGCGCATCTTCGTCGAAGACGTCGAGGAAGCGAAGTCCGTGACCCTCATCCTCCGCGGCGGCACCGAACACGTCGTGGACGAAGTCGAACGTGCCATCGACGACAGTCTCGGCGTCGTCCGCACGACGCTGGAGGACGGTCAGGTCGTCCCCGGCGGCGGCGCACCCGAGACGGAACTCGCACTGGAACTCCGCGACTACGCAGACAGCGTCGGCGGCCGCGAACAGCTGGCCGTCGAAGCGTTCGCCGACACGCTGGAAGTCATCCCGCGCACCCTCGCAGAGAACGCGGGTCTCGACCCCATCGACTCGCTGGTTGACCTCCGTAGCAAGCACGACGGCGGCGAGTTCGCCTCCGGACTCGACGCCTACACCGGCGAAGTCGTCAACATGGAAGAGGACGGCGTCGTCGAACCCCTCCGAGTCAAGACGCAGGCCATCGAGTCCGCGACGGAAGCGGCCGTCATGCTCCTGCGCATCGACGACGTCATCGCGGCTGGCGACCTGAAAGGCGGTCAGGTTGACCCCGACGACGGCGGCGACGCAGGCGGCCCGCCCGGCGGCGCTGGCGGAATGGGCGGCGGCATGGGCGGCATGGGCGGTATGGGCGGCATGGGCGGAGCGATGTAA
- a CDS encoding KH domain-containing protein, with product MQHVKIPQDRIGVLIGEGGETMREIESEAEVRLDIDSEDGSVKVEKTGDPIRGLKGPEIVKAIGRGFAPDEALSLLEDDMRMFDVIDIDAAARNKNDLERQKGRLIGENGRTRELMEELTGANVVIYGTTMGIIGQPKQVDVARSAAEMILDGAPHGSVYSFLERKRNEMKRQGMEFHQFSG from the coding sequence ATGCAACACGTGAAGATTCCGCAGGACCGGATTGGCGTTCTTATCGGTGAAGGTGGTGAGACGATGCGCGAAATCGAGAGCGAGGCAGAGGTGCGTCTCGACATCGACTCCGAAGATGGCTCGGTGAAGGTCGAGAAGACCGGCGACCCGATTCGCGGCCTGAAAGGCCCGGAAATCGTCAAGGCCATCGGTCGGGGGTTCGCGCCCGACGAAGCCCTCTCGCTGTTGGAAGACGACATGCGGATGTTCGACGTCATCGACATCGACGCCGCCGCCCGGAACAAGAACGACCTCGAACGGCAGAAAGGCCGACTCATCGGTGAGAACGGTCGCACGCGGGAGCTGATGGAAGAGCTGACCGGTGCCAACGTGGTCATCTACGGCACCACGATGGGCATCATCGGCCAGCCGAAGCAGGTTGACGTGGCCCGCAGTGCCGCCGAGATGATTCTGGATGGTGCTCCGCACGGTTCTGTCTACTCGTTCCTCGAACGCAAGCGCAACGAGATGAAGCGACAGGGGATGGAGTTCCACCAGTTCTCGGGCTAG
- a CDS encoding VOC family protein translates to MASIANITFACEDPEALAEFWAAAVDYEIQEAPPGLLEAIEAEGGDPNRAAAAIDPAGEGPRLFFKKMARSSPEHIPIHLDLSADDRESEVERLTELGATEVETKTETTGPYTETWTVMHDPEGNGFCVQSPPEE, encoded by the coding sequence ATGGCGTCTATCGCAAACATCACCTTCGCCTGCGAGGACCCCGAGGCACTCGCCGAGTTCTGGGCCGCCGCAGTGGACTACGAAATTCAGGAAGCCCCGCCGGGACTGCTCGAAGCTATCGAGGCCGAGGGCGGGGACCCGAACCGTGCCGCCGCGGCCATCGACCCTGCGGGCGAGGGACCGCGATTGTTCTTCAAGAAGATGGCTCGCTCGTCGCCCGAACACATCCCGATTCACCTCGACTTGAGTGCCGATGACCGCGAATCGGAGGTCGAACGATTGACGGAACTCGGTGCGACCGAAGTCGAGACCAAGACGGAAACGACTGGTCCGTACACCGAGACGTGGACGGTCATGCACGACCCAGAAGGAAACGGCTTCTGCGTGCAGTCCCCGCCGGAGGAATGA